In Thermococcus bergensis, one DNA window encodes the following:
- a CDS encoding type II toxin-antitoxin system VapC family toxin has protein sequence MLIIDAAIFIQGVDVEGVTTPKVLEEVKDPESKLFVESLISAGKVRVMVPSKESVEAVKKKALETGELGELSEADIEILALAYELKGEIFTDDYNLQNIATFMGLRFRTLKRGIKKIIKWRYVCIGCGKKFETQPPDNLCPDCGSKVRLLPKKKRKKRQRS, from the coding sequence ATGTTGATAATAGACGCCGCAATATTCATTCAAGGGGTTGATGTTGAAGGTGTCACAACTCCAAAGGTGCTTGAAGAGGTTAAAGACCCGGAATCTAAGTTATTTGTCGAAAGTCTGATTAGTGCGGGCAAGGTTAGGGTAATGGTTCCCTCAAAGGAGAGTGTAGAAGCTGTTAAAAAGAAAGCCCTTGAGACTGGGGAGCTGGGAGAACTCAGCGAAGCGGATATCGAGATACTTGCCTTAGCTTATGAGCTTAAGGGGGAGATATTTACCGACGACTACAACCTCCAGAACATCGCAACCTTCATGGGTCTAAGATTTAGAACACTGAAGCGGGGCATAAAGAAAATTATAAAATGGCGCTACGTTTGCATTGGGTGCGGGAAGAAGTTCGAAACCCAGCCCCCTGATAACCTCTGTCCTGACTGCGGAAGTAAAGTCAGGTTACTCCCCAAAAAGAAGAGAAAAAAGCGTCAGCGCTCATAG
- a CDS encoding HAD family hydrolase produces MEIPNYGRINAKTVVFDLNGTLGVEGKVSEEIKELLDKLSEKYRVVVLSSDTFGTLEEEFKGMKIKVEKVNNGNEKLQKALEYEPYIGVGNGNNDVRMLENAELAICVIGDEGASVEALLASDIVVKDVKDAINLLLNEKRLIATLRG; encoded by the coding sequence ATGGAGATTCCAAACTATGGAAGAATTAATGCAAAGACTGTTGTTTTTGACTTAAATGGAACGCTCGGCGTTGAAGGAAAGGTTAGTGAAGAGATAAAAGAGCTTTTAGACAAACTGAGTGAAAAATACAGGGTAGTTGTTCTAAGCTCCGATACGTTTGGAACCCTTGAAGAGGAGTTCAAAGGGATGAAAATTAAAGTGGAGAAAGTCAATAATGGTAACGAGAAACTTCAGAAGGCTCTTGAGTATGAACCCTACATTGGTGTTGGCAACGGCAACAACGACGTCAGAATGCTTGAGAATGCTGAACTTGCCATATGCGTAATAGGAGATGAAGGAGCCAGCGTCGAGGCATTGCTTGCCAGCGATATAGTGGTTAAGGACGTTAAAGACGCAATTAATCTTCTGCTAAACGAAAAAAGATTAATAGCAACTCTTAGGGGTTAA
- a CDS encoding flavoprotein → MRIAWGISGAGHLLLESVEVLEKLRERHEIKIFLSSAGEEVARMYGVLERIGSFPLVRESKQGHSFPSCGSFNLGKFDVFVISPATSNTVAKIRLGIADSLLSCCASQALKSRVPLMIVPTDSKPVVETKAPNGETFKIYPRKIDLEHLEALREEGVLVLEHPYDVEKALEQFYGHR, encoded by the coding sequence GTGAGGATTGCATGGGGGATCAGCGGCGCCGGTCATTTGCTTCTAGAAAGCGTTGAAGTACTCGAAAAGTTAAGGGAAAGGCATGAGATTAAGATATTTCTCTCTTCAGCAGGAGAAGAAGTTGCCAGAATGTATGGTGTCCTCGAAAGAATAGGAAGCTTCCCTCTCGTTAGGGAATCCAAACAGGGGCATTCGTTTCCCTCTTGCGGTTCGTTCAACTTGGGCAAGTTTGACGTCTTTGTAATCTCCCCTGCGACTTCAAACACGGTTGCAAAGATAAGACTAGGCATAGCGGACTCTTTGCTCTCATGCTGTGCATCCCAAGCCCTGAAGAGCAGAGTCCCTCTGATGATAGTCCCGACAGATTCCAAGCCAGTGGTGGAAACCAAAGCCCCCAATGGGGAGACCTTTAAGATTTACCCGCGCAAAATTGACCTTGAACACCTAGAAGCGTTGAGAGAGGAGGGTGTACTAGTCCTTGAGCATCCTTACGATGTGGAAAAGGCCTTGGAGCAGTTTTATGGGCATAGGTAG
- the nikR gene encoding nickel-responsive transcriptional regulator NikR, whose translation MKIVRFGVSMPEDLLEKFDAIIEEKGYANRSEAIRDLVRDFIVRHEWEEGDKEVAGTITIVYNHDEADVVKELLDMQHDYVNEIISSLHVHMDEHNCLEVIVVKGKASVVKRIAERLISLKGVKHGKLVMTTTGKELV comes from the coding sequence GTGAAGATAGTACGCTTTGGTGTCTCGATGCCAGAGGATTTGCTGGAGAAGTTTGATGCTATCATCGAAGAAAAGGGATATGCTAACAGAAGTGAGGCTATTAGGGATTTGGTGAGGGACTTCATAGTCAGGCATGAATGGGAAGAGGGGGACAAAGAGGTCGCCGGAACCATAACAATTGTTTACAACCATGATGAGGCAGATGTCGTGAAAGAGCTCCTTGATATGCAGCATGACTATGTAAATGAAATTATCTCGAGCCTTCACGTCCATATGGACGAGCACAACTGCCTTGAGGTCATTGTCGTTAAGGGGAAAGCCAGCGTGGTAAAGAGAATAGCCGAAAGGCTGATTAGCTTAAAAGGTGTAAAGCACGGGAAGCTCGTCATGACCACCACAGGCAAAGAGCTGGTATGA
- a CDS encoding 6-carboxytetrahydropterin synthase: MFKIVERKIGWHKDFDSSHFLALPYESKCLRIHGHTYNVDVEIWGELNENGMIFDFNHLSNLIKLLDHKILISEDWVTDKRDGYVVVEKNGKHLELPENEVVVLNKPNVTAEYIAEWFAERIAEKAGENVKKIKVKIWEDPRSYAEVTLRV; encoded by the coding sequence ATGTTCAAAATAGTTGAGAGAAAAATCGGATGGCACAAGGACTTTGATAGCTCTCATTTCCTGGCCTTGCCCTATGAGAGCAAGTGCCTTAGGATTCACGGGCATACATATAATGTTGATGTGGAAATATGGGGAGAGCTAAACGAAAACGGTATGATATTTGATTTCAACCACCTAAGCAACCTTATAAAGCTCCTCGATCATAAAATCCTTATCAGTGAAGACTGGGTAACTGACAAGAGGGATGGATACGTTGTTGTGGAGAAGAACGGCAAGCACCTAGAACTCCCCGAAAATGAAGTTGTAGTCCTAAACAAGCCGAACGTAACGGCAGAGTACATTGCGGAGTGGTTTGCGGAGAGGATAGCAGAAAAAGCCGGAGAAAATGTGAAGAAAATTAAGGTGAAAATCTGGGAAGACCCAAGAAGCTATGCCGAGGTTACCTTAAGGGTTTAA
- a CDS encoding PPC domain-containing DNA-binding protein, with the protein MGFSKGRVFLFRIPEGKEFLSAVVEFAKKHNVVIGTISAIGTLKNPKIGYFEEEKKQYKVIELKGIYELVSALGNISIKDDEPFAHVHVSLGDKEGKMFGGHLIEGEVFVAEVYIEELLGEPLIRKPQENGLALWDVEE; encoded by the coding sequence ATGGGATTTTCGAAGGGTAGGGTCTTTCTGTTTAGAATACCTGAAGGGAAGGAGTTTTTGAGCGCTGTAGTTGAGTTTGCAAAAAAACACAATGTAGTGATAGGCACTATCAGCGCAATTGGGACTCTTAAAAACCCAAAAATCGGGTATTTTGAGGAGGAAAAGAAGCAGTATAAGGTGATCGAGCTCAAGGGGATATATGAACTGGTGTCTGCTCTGGGTAACATAAGCATAAAAGACGATGAGCCTTTTGCCCATGTCCATGTGAGCTTGGGCGATAAGGAGGGGAAGATGTTTGGTGGCCACTTGATTGAAGGGGAAGTATTTGTTGCTGAAGTCTACATTGAAGAGCTCCTTGGTGAGCCGTTAATAAGAAAGCCCCAGGAAAACGGGCTAGCCCTATGGGATGTTGAAGAATAG
- a CDS encoding gamma-glutamyl-gamma-aminobutyrate hydrolase family protein: protein MKPIIGIVASFDWETGALTINDTYVKRIRDAGGIPVAIPPLLGITDVIEAIDGLIIPEGPDIHPRYYGETLSDKIEWLDVQRDEFELALIKVALEKGLPMLGIGRGAQAINVALGGSLYQDVSEIPKAIRHNWLRDGEFLVHPAAKVHEVRIKLDSLLFEVLRENLSVESTSEVFIGVNSFHHQAIKRLGSEVKPVAYAEDGIIEAIEVEGKFAIGVQWLAEYLDEMEPLFRALVEKALEYKKKKTGHIR from the coding sequence ATGAAACCCATTATTGGAATTGTGGCTTCTTTTGACTGGGAAACCGGTGCCCTTACCATAAACGACACTTACGTTAAGAGGATTAGAGATGCTGGAGGGATACCCGTAGCAATTCCGCCGCTTCTGGGGATAACAGATGTTATCGAAGCGATAGATGGGCTTATAATTCCCGAAGGTCCCGATATTCACCCAAGATATTACGGGGAGACACTCTCTGATAAAATTGAATGGCTTGATGTACAGAGGGATGAATTTGAACTTGCCCTCATTAAAGTTGCCCTTGAGAAAGGCCTCCCCATGCTGGGAATAGGCAGAGGGGCACAGGCAATAAACGTAGCCCTCGGAGGGAGTTTGTATCAGGATGTCAGTGAAATTCCAAAGGCCATAAGACATAACTGGCTCAGGGATGGTGAATTCCTTGTGCATCCAGCGGCGAAAGTTCATGAAGTGAGAATAAAGCTGGATTCCCTGCTCTTTGAGGTACTTAGGGAGAACCTAAGCGTTGAATCGACAAGTGAGGTTTTTATAGGAGTTAACAGTTTTCACCACCAGGCCATTAAGAGGCTCGGAAGCGAAGTAAAGCCGGTAGCCTATGCGGAGGACGGAATAATTGAGGCCATTGAAGTGGAGGGAAAATTTGCGATAGGGGTTCAGTGGCTAGCGGAATATCTTGATGAGATGGAGCCTCTTTTCAGAGCCCTTGTAGAGAAAGCCCTTGAATACAAAAAGAAAAAAACTGG